The segment CTCAGCAACACATTCTCGCGTAAAAATCTGGACACATCAAGGCGATCCTCTTGCATCACATCAACATCCATCTCGGCAGCGCTGAGTTCGCTCTCCTCTGCGCGAGAGGCTTCACTGGCTCCCGTAAACAGAATCGCGAACTGATCAGAAACAGGAACAGAGACCGGCTCAGAGCATCGGCTACACAGCACTACTGCCGTTGTTGTGAATGCTCCGCTCGCAAGGATGCCGTTGACCTTTCGCTCCAGATGAAGTGTTGCCTCGATCGGAGCGAGCGAAAGCCACAATCCTTGATCCTCCCCCCAGCAGGGTTCTTCACGAACTTCAAGATCTAACCCTTCTGGAGGGATCTGTGACCGCTCTACCAGCATTGCAAACACTCCGTCAAACCCAATCGCATTTTACAAACTGGGCACTTCCAAGTCAAGGAATTTCCTGAAAGAACGGCAACCATTCAGTTACGGGTGGAAAATCTCCCCTAGCCCCTCTTTTCCAAAGAGGGGGACTACCCGTTTCCCCCTTTGAAAAAGGGGGATTAAGGGGGATTTTATAAAAACATATCACATTTTATTTAATGATTTCCCCACTCTCACTGAATGGTTACAAAGAACGGCCGTCTATTCCAGTTTACGCTTAAGATATTTCGCCCCGCCCGACTACGGGAAAGATCCCCAATCGACAGAAAAAGTACGGGATTTCAAGGGCCGCTGATTCGACCGAGTCGGAGCCATGCACAACGTTCTTCTCAATGCTGGCGGCAAAGCTTCGCCGTAACGTCCCCTCGTCGGCTTTGAGCGGATCAGTGGCGCCCATGAGCGTTCGAACGCGGCGTATTGCCCCTTCCCCCTCGAGGACCATCGCTACACAAGGGCCGGAGGTCATGAAATGCGTGAGGCTATCGAAGAACGGTTGGTGCCGATGCACCTGATAAAATCCCTCAGCCTCTTTCTGCGCCAGCCCCACCATCCTCAGCCCACAGACCACAAGCCCCTCCGCCTCAAACCGCCGGATTACCTCACCGATAAGCCCCCTGGCCACAGCATCCGGTTTTACAATTACTAAGGTTTGCTCCATGCTTTCACTCCTTGAGTAAGGGCTGTTAGTGGAGTGCCCCATAAATAGCTTTACACATGCCGTTCGCCCTGAGCTTGTCGAAGGGTCAACGTTTTCAATGCGTTCAGCCTGTGGTTCGACAAGCTCACCACGAACGGACTGTAACGACTTCACTGGGACGCTACGCTAGATGTGAACCAAGGGCTTCTTTTACAGCGGCTCCGATCTCCGCCGGGCTTTGTACCACGGCGATGCCGGCGCGCCGCAGGGCAGAGATTTTCTCTGTTGCCGTTCCTCTCCCGCCGGAGATGATCGCGCCCGCATGGCCCATGCGTCGCTCGGCAGGGGCTGCAAGTCCAGCGATGTACCCGATGACTGGCTTGGACATATGACGCTCAACGAATACTGCCGCCTCCTCTTCAGCGGTACCCCCGATCTCGCCGATCATGAGAATTGCCTCAGTCGCCGCATCATTTTCAAACAGCGCCAGGCAATCGACGAAGGTGGTGCCGATAATCGGATCCCCACCGATCCCAATACAGGTAGACTGACCAAGGCCCAGATGAGTAAGCTGATTGACCGCCTCATAGGTCAGCGTACCGCTCCTTGAAATCACGCCGATCGTACCACGCATGTGGATGTGTCCGGGCATAATTCCAACTTTGGCTTTACCCGGAGAGATAATCCCAGGGCAGTTCGGGCCAATCAAGCGGGTACCAGACCCACGAAGGACACGGGCCACCCGCACCATATCCAGGATCGGGATCCCCTCTGTAATGCACACCACCAGCGGGACCGCCGCATCGATCGCCTCTAACATGGCATCGGCGGCAAAGGCGGCCGGGACAAAGATCATGGCAGCGTTGGCGCCCTCCTTATCCACGGCCTCCCGCACGGAGTCAAAGACAGCAATCCCCTCGTGGCGCACCCCTCCCCTACCTGGGGTGACGCCTGCGACCACGCTGGTCCCGTAGTCACGGCACGCCAAGGCGTGGAAGCTACCCTCCCTCCCGGTAATACCCTGCACCACCAGGCGCGTGTTACTGTCTACTAGAATGCTCATTGGTTGTTAGGAATGTTCAAGGTCCAGGGTTAGAGACAAGGCGCGCAATTTCGATTCTTACTCCTCGATCAGGGACGTTGAACGTTGAACCTTGAACATTGAACCTCGCACGTTAAACCTTGAACATTGAACAGCCCTATCAGCAGCCTCCTGCATGCCGGGCGCGGTGATGAAATTCAGGCCGGACTCGGCAAGCATGCGCTTGCCTTGGTCCACATTAGTTCCTTCCATCCGAACGACGATCGGCAATGTTACATGGAGGGAACGAACCGCCTGAATCACTCCCTCCGCCAACCGGTCACACCGGAGGATCCCCCCGAAAATATTGATAAGCACCACGTTCACCGACCGATCTGAGATCAGGATGCGAAAGGCGTGTTCGATCTGTTCGGCGCTGGCGCCCCCGCCGACGTCCAGAAAGTTGGCCGGCTCACCGCCGATAAGCTTCACAAGATCCATGGTCGCCATGGCCAATCCGGCCCCGTTGACCATGCATCCCACGGTGCCGTCCAGCTTGATGTAGTTTAGTCCGAACCTCGAGGCCTCAACCTCGAGAGGTAACTCCTCGTCCAGATCGCGGAGCGCCTTCAGATCAGGGTGGCGAAAAAGGGCATTGTCATCGATAGTTAGCTTGGCATCCAAGGCCAAGAGGCGACCCTCAGCAGTGACCACCAGGGGATTGATCTCAACCAACGAACAATCTTTCTCCTGATAGAGTCGGTACAAGGCCGGAAATAGCCGAGCAGCTATACTCTGGACCGGCTGCGGCAGCGCGAATCCCAAGACAAGCCGGCGGATGTGGAAGGGCTGAAGCTGGGTGGCTGGATCCACGACAACCCTGATGATCCTCTCCGGATAATTCGCCGCCAGCTCTTCAATCTCCACTCCGCCGGTTCCGCTGGCCATGATCATGGGCTGTGCCGCCCTGCGATCCAAGGCAATCCCGGCGTAGAGCTCGCGACTGATGGTCACCTGTTCCTCTACCAGGATCCTTTTGACCACTCTCCCTTCAGGACCAGTTTGATGGGTTATCAGGCGGGAGCCAATGAGCCGCTGCGTCGCGGCCTCTGCCTCATGTGGTGAGGATACCAGCACGACCCCACCAGCCTTGCCACGTCCGCCTGCGTGAATCTGGGCCTTCAGCACTACGGCGCCGCCAAGCCGCTCGGCAGCACGCCCTGCCTCGACGGACGTCGTGACCACCTCCCCCCGGGGGACAGGCACTCCGTAGGCTGCAAGGATTGCTTTCGCTTGAAACTCATGGATCTTCATAGCTTACCTTAATGCAAAGGAGCGAGCAGATTGCCCTTGTAAAGAACGAACTCGTATCACATAGTATCAACATCCTTGTCAAGCCCAAAGGGGTTTTAGTGTTGACACGCTTTCCCATGCCATGATAGAGGATTGGCGTATATGTGGACAAGAAAAATAGCAGATGGCGCCAGAGCTTCAATCCGGGGCGCCTGAGGATAATGCGACATGCGAAGGCACGTCCGGCTGGGCGATGGACATCGCCTCCACCCATCCATGAGGTTGATCCGTTCGTGGGAGAGCTTTGCCATGGGTACTCGTCTCACGGGCAGGCCGTCCATCTCAGGCATATCCCACCGAAGTGCGGTTCTGGCAATAAGCCGCTCGATAAGCGGGGCGCGCAACTGACCCTTCAGAGCCTGCTCGGGGAAGCGCCGGCCGATGCCACACACTCGCCATCTCACCCGTCTTCAACCTCATCATACCCGCAGGTGAAGGAGAGATCGGAGACCGCTGCCGGGGTGTCTCATGCTCTCGTCTTTGATCTTGAGACGCAGCGGAGCGCCGAGGATGTTGGCGGGTGGGAACACCGGCATCGGATGGGCCTCGCCGTTGGCGTCGTCTACGATCTCGATTGCGCCGAGTTTCGCGTGTATACCGAGCGGCAGGTTGATGCCCTCATCAGCGAGTTGGTCCACGCGCGCCTGATCATCGGGTTCAATCTCCTGCGGTTCGACTACGATGTGCTGCGGCACTATGCCGATGTCGACTGGAACGCTCTACCCACGCTGGACATCCTCGAGTGCATCCACCGGAGGCTAGGGTTTCGGCTGAAGCTGGACCATCTGGCCCAAGAAACCCTTGGAGAGGGAAAGTCGGCGGATGGCCTGCAGAGCCTGGCATGGTTTAAGGCGGGAGACATCGATCGAGTCATCGAATACTGCAAACAGGACGTCCTCCTGACAAAACGGCTCTACGACTTTGGGCGGCAGCACGGGTACCTGCTGTACCGGGACATCCAAGGGCGGGCAGTCCGGCTGCCGGTGAACTTTGATGAAAACTTATATGCACGACAGCCCAGCTAGAGTATAATAAGTTACCTTTGTGATGCGTGCTGTATTGCCGGGAGGGGTCGTGACTCGCAAAACGAGATCACTGGAGGGTTGAATGGTCGTCTTAGACTACAAGCAGATCACGCGAGCCTACGCCATCTTGTCTCCCATGTACGACCTTCTGTTCCAAAGGATCTTTCACCCGGGACGGGTCGCGGCGGTACAGCTTCTTGGGATCAAGCCGAACGATCTGGTGCTCGAAGTGGGGATCGGCACTGGATTGAACCTCCCGCTCTATCCACCAGACTGTCACCTCGTCGGGATCGACTTCTCCAGGCAGATGTTGAGCAAGGCCAGGGAGAAGGTGAAGGAATATGGCATGGAGAACGTGACCATTAAGGAGATGGACGCGTCGAAGCTGGAGTTCCCGGACGCACACTTCGACCATGTGGTCGCCACGTACGTTATCAGCGCGGTCCCGGAACCGGTTCAGGTCCTCCGGGAGATCAAGCGAGTGTGTAAGAAGAACGGGCACATCGTGATCTTGAACCACTTCAAAAGTGAGCACCCGGTTGTCGGCACCTTGGAGGAGTTCGTAGCCCCCTTGTGCGCCCGGCTCGGGTTCAAGACCGACCTGAAGCTCATGCCCGTTCTGAAGGAAGCGCAACTTCACCCTGAGCAGTTGCACCGCGTCAACCTCCTGAATGGATGGAGTCTCGTTCGCTGTCTTAATGAATGATCAGCCACGTTATTCCGCACTACGTCTGGCGATTGCGCTCGCCTCCCTTCTGAGTGCTTTGCTTTTCGCCCCCTGGACCGCCGCACGAGCCGAAGAGCCCAAGGACTTATACGAAATGGAAGTACTGGGCGTGACCGCCGCTCAAGGAGGCGATCAGATCGCCGTACTCCTTCGTAGCAAGGTGCTGAGGCGCGAGCTCACACTCTTCGTCGGACCTTTTGAGGCCCAAAGCATCGCTGTTCCTTTACAGCAGATCACACCTCCACGCCCTTTGACCCACGACCTGATCCTTTCCCTCCTGACGTCCCTTCGCTCTCACCTGCGGAGGATCATTATTAGCGACGTCAAGGAAAATACCTACTATGCCACCCTCTACATCGAGGCCGATGGCAAAGAGATTACGGTCGATAGCCGACCCAGTGACGCTATTGCCCTAGCGCTGCGAGCCGGTGTCCCGATCTACGCCAACAACAAGGCGCTTAATGGCGCGAACTCCAATCAATTGCCCCGGTGATCCTTTCGGCGCGGTGAAACGCATCGATCCCATACTCCGTCAGATCGTCGAAGCGGTCTCCGAAGACGGGGCGCGGGCACACCTCGAGCGTATTATTGGGCCGAGGGATCCGTTTGACGGGCATGCCAGCATGGAAGCCGCTGCCGACTTTATCGCGGAGACCCTCAGGGGATTCGGTCTCCATCTCGTAGAAGAGCGATTCAGGTGCGACGGCCGCTGGTATCGGAATCTGATCGCTTCGCATCCGGGATCGTTTCGCGATGGGCAGGTGCTGGTGGTCGCCCACTACGACACCGTTCGGAATAGCCCTGGCGCCGACGACAATGCAAGTGGCGTGGCCGGACTGATCGAGGTAGCTGGAGCCCTGGCCCGCCATCGGTTCAAGCACGACCTGATCTTTGTCGCTTTCGCCCTCGAAGAGTATGGAAACCCGGGTAGCCTCCGCTACGTAGAGCAGGCCAAGGCCTGTGGCGTCGCGATTGCCGGCGTCTTCGACCTGGAGATGATCGGCTACACCGGCCCGGCTCAAACTGCGCCCCCAGGCGTTCAAACGCCTGCGGCGGGGGATTTCATCGGCGTGGTGGGAAATCGACGATCGGAGGCGCTAGTTTCTCTCTTTAAGGAGACGGCGGCCCTTATTGTTCCATCGCTGCCTGTACAGGCTTTAGTAGTGGAGGGAAACGGCGAAAACCTCCCGCTAGTACGCCAGAGCGATCATGCGCCATTCTGGGACGCCGGTTACCCGGCTGTGATGATCACCGATACCGCCTTCCTGCGCAACCCACATTACCACATGCCTACCGACACCCTCGACACCCTTGATCTTTCCTTCCTCCAACAGGTGGCTGCCGCAACTGCAGCGTCGGCTGCTTTGTTGGCCGGCCTCGCTTAAGACCAGAACCACTACACAGGTTCGACAACCAAGCTGGTGGTTGTCCGGGTCACCGCCGGCAGCGCCTGAATATGATTCACCGTATCCCACAGGACGCTGAGATCCGGGGCCTCGATAAAGGCCACAACATCGATGTTGCCGGTAACGATGTGTGCAAGCTTTACCATTTGTAGTTCCCCGATCGCATCTGCCACCTCTTGTTCCCTGGCCTTGCTAGTTGTGATGAAGACATAGGCGTGAACCATCGACTACCCTCCCGTCAGGCATGCCCTTACCGCTAGCTCCCTCTCCTGGAATAGCGAGCCTCTACTCAATCACATCAGCAGCCAATGAATAGTTCAACATGTTCTCGGGTTAACCAGCCTGAATCACGATACTAAAGGGTGCTAGATGGTTGCCCGGAACTCCTACAGTCCTACACCTCTTCGACGAGCTGGGCCCCCTTTCAGCGGAAGGCTGTTGCAGCAAGCACGACTATTAATGATTACCAGTAAACGCGAAGCCTCGCGGAAGCGTCAAATAGACCAGAAAGAGTAGGCGGAGATTGCCACGTCACGTATAGTGTGGGTATCGCTTGAATGACGCGGCTTCTCCGGGCATTGATCGCGTGGCGCAACGGCGGCTCGAGTAGCAGCGCAGCGAGCCTGCGATACTGCGAATTCTTGTTTAGCGTATGTTACCATAAAAGTGCTTATACGTAGTTTAACATGTGAGAGGAGGTGGATGAGATGAAAATTACAAAGAGGAGCCTAGCTGCCTTGGTGATCGGAGCCCTGCTCCTGACCGGTCTTCTTGGCCTTGCACCGGACCCTGCATCGGCGAGGACAAATTTCCACTTCGGGCTGAACATGGGGATCCCCATGGCACCCTACCCCGGCTATGCGTACCCCTATCCGCCACCCAACGCTTATTATCCGCCGGTCCCGCACTACCCAGCCTATCCCCCTTGCGCGCGGATCTTTATCCCAGGGTACTATGATGGCTATGGCAACTGGGTCTTTGGGTACTATCGGTACGATTGTGGATACTACGGCTATTAGGGCGAGTAGACTGCGCCGGCCATACTCAAGGTGTCACTCGACAGCCAAACCGTAACGTCGTCACGGGAGGTTACTGTGAAACGCGCTATTGCTTTTGTCGCATTGGCGGTTGCCCTTTCGGGATGCGCCAGCCTTGCGATTCGTCCCTGCGATTCGGTTGGAACTCGTGACTCCAAGTATGCCGCGCGGTTCTTTCTTGGCATCATTACCCTCGGCATTTCTGAGTCCGGCATTCAGCATGAGCAGCTTCTCGAAGCCAGTGAGGGATGGCGCTTCTGCCCACCGCCGGTTGCCTGGCAGGGCCCGCCACCGGCCATGGGTACGCCCAGAACGTCTGGGATGCTGGTCAACGCCACCAAATGGACCATCAACGTATATCTGGACGTTGACCCGGACATCGCCGGGATTCCACCTCTTCTGACTATTCGACCAGGCGAATCACGTCAACTCGCGCTAATTGCCGGGCCACACCAAATCGTGGCCAGGACGATCGCGGAGACCGCTGCAGGGGCGGCGCCCGTCGGGCGCTACGAGCGGCGGATCCAGATCGACCCAAGGGATAGAAGCTTTCGCCTTCAGCTTTCCGAAGAGGACTTCAAGCAGATATTATTCAGTCCAGCAGAAGGCAGGTAACCCCAATGCCTCCGTAGCAACCACCGTCTTCAATGAATGACTAATCTCCTCGGGAAGTATCCCAGCCCTCGATTAGGAGTATCGGGAGCTTTTCGGATGATTCACCAGCTACTCGGCGAGATCCGTCTTCCCGGCTTCGAAAGGAAAATGGGGCTGGTAGATCGGGCGATAACCTTCCGGAACCGGGAACGTGAAGGTTACCACCTCGTAGACCCCGGCCAGAGTTCGCGCAATCCCCCAGCTCAACCCCTCCAAGACCCCAACCGTCAGGCCGTACAGTGGTCCATCCTCAAGGGTATCGTAGTAGATCGTCTTCGGTACCTCAACTACGACGCCAAGCCCAGCATTTGTCAGCCCGCGGACCGCCTTCTGAGCAAATCGTGGCGCACCTGACTCATCCGCGAAGACATCCGTGAATGGTCCGCTCCCCACCACTAGTCCCAAGACCGCCATTCCCAGCAGCTTGATTTTCATCGCTCCTCCATTAGAATCACGCCCTTGTTCTAAAACACTATCTGTAACTACTCGGATGTTTAGGCTGAAGGCTATAAATTATTATCTCGCAAGGCACGAATCAAGCTATCCAAGACCTTCCCGGTTGCTAAGACCTTTGGTTCAAGTAGAGCTTAATCCTCGTTGGGCAAGAAGCCCAAATGCTTTGACAATTTTAGTTGATAGCGCAGTTAGCTCTGATTATCCCTAAAAGCCTTCAGCCTTCAGCCGATACCGACCACGATACGATCATCGCCGATTCGGAATTGGAATTCGTTGTTCGATTGTATTCGCTAAGCAGCATTGAGGAATTTGAACACATACAGCGAGGCGGAAGTCCCGACGATGATAACGTCGCCGTCGTCCAGGCGTTTTTCACCTCCGGTTCTATTCTTACCGATGATCGCGCCTTCGAGAAGGGTGCCACAGGCGCTTCCACGGTCAACCAGAAAATGATCCTCTCCACGCAATTCTATCTGGAAGTGTTCCCGCGATACGTTAAGGAGCGGACCCGGATCTCGCAGATACACGTCGTTATTTGGTTCTGAGTGGGCAGCGCGCCTGCTATCGGCAAATTGCGTCGGTATGCCCCGACGGCTTTCGCCGCCGACACGGAATGGGTAGCGGGGAATCTGGAACATCTGTTTTCCGAGGCAGGCCTTTGCCTCCGGTGTAAGGGCTTTGAGGAATGCAGATTTCTCGCTCATCGACGACTCCTTCGGTTGAATATACGTATCGGCTGCGCGTGGAGTAGGCTGCATCATCTTTTACTCCCCTTCCACCTGTTAATCGCTATTCGCGGTCATTCATCGTTCGTCTTTAGGGGATAAACCATCGATCACCATCATTCGGGGGGGGTTACCTTCGGCTCACGTGCGACTGGCTGAGTCTTGCGCTACCTTTACCTGCGCCTGGATCCACGAATAGGTACGAGCGATCCCTTCCTCAAGCGACACCTTGGGCTTCCATCCGAGCGACGCGATACGCGCCTTGCTGAAATTACGGGCCTGCACTCCCACAGGGCCTGGTACGTACTTGATGGTCATGCGCTTGCCGGATGCCTCGATCACCGTCCGCACAAGATCGGCCACCGTCGCCCGATCCTCTCTTCCCAGGTTTACGGGGTCGCCCAGATCCGAGTGCATCAGCGCGAAGATCCCGTCCACCAGATCGTCGACATAGGTGAATACCCGGATGGCCGTCCCTTCGCCCCAGACCTCGATGGTCCCATGGTCCTCCGCCTCGGCGACCTTGCGACAGAGGGCTGCCGGCGCTTTTTCGCGGCCGCCGGTCCAGGTCCCCTCCGGGCCGTAGCAGTTCTCGAAGCGAGCGATGCGCACGTGCATGGGGTGCCGGCGCCCGTAGGCCATTGCCACCCGCTCGGCGTAGAGCTTCTCCCAGCCGTATTCGTTATCCGGGTTGGCCGGGATGGCGTCGTCCTCGGTCACGGGCGGCTCATCGGGCTGCATGTCCCGGTAGATGCATACTGAGGAAGAGAAGAAGTAGCGGGCCACCCCCGCCTCGGCAGCGGCGTGAGTCATGTGGATGTTGATCAGGGCGTTGTTGTGCAGCACCTCGCACTCCGAGACGGAGATGAAGCCCATGCCACCCATGTCGGCAGCGAGTTGGTAGACCTCATCGAAGCTCCCGCCGTCTGACAGAGTCAGGGCCGTCCGGCAGTTCTGGGGGTCGCGCAAGTCCAGCAGCCGGAACGCATCGGCCTGGGTGGGCGCAAACTCGTGGGGCTTGCTGTCCACGCCGCGCACCCAATAGCCCTCGCGCTTAAGCTTCTTCACCAAGTGCCCACCGATGAACCCACCGGCACCGCAAACTAAGGCTCGCTTCATGCTTTGCATCTCCTTTTCTATCTGGTCTATCTGGTCTGTTTGGTCTATCTGGTCTGTTTGGTCTATCTGGTCTGTTTGGTCTATCTGGTCTGTTTGGTCTATTTGGTGCGGAGGTACTTGAGTAGGCCTGAGATGATCATGGCCGTTTTGTTGGCCTGGGTGTACATGTCATCAAATTGCTTCTGATCGACGTACCCTTGATCGACGGCGATGTAGAGGTGACTCTGCACTTCGGCGGCGGAGGACATGGCGATGAATAAGAACTGGATGAATTCTTTATCTGAACGGCGGATGAACCCTTCTGCAATATTGGCCATCACTGACGCCGCTGCTGCCTGAATCTGTCCTGACAGCCGGAGGTCTTTCTTAAAGGCCCCATCCCGGGTGGCCGCGTAGACCGTCCGGACCAGGCTTCTTGCCTCCTGCCAACACTCCAGGTCTTCGAAGCGGGTGAGTTTCATGGCTCATTTGGTCTGTTTGGTCGGTGACGAGATAGACGGAATAGACGAAATGACCAGATAGACCAGAGAGTAGCGCTCATGGGAAATCCGAGCGCGTCGAGGCGCTAGCCTGCGGACGTCTGAGGAGAAGGAGCCTTGACGCCAGCGCCAACAGGAGGACGAAGAGGATCGCGTTCGCGAGGAGGTGGAGGTTAAAGTCGAAGGCGCTATGGACCAGCATGGCCACAAGCCCGGCCAGCAGACCAAGTCCGATTCCCCGTGTGTGCGTTCCCTCATGCCGGGACCACCCGTTCAGCAACTGTATCCCGCCCCACAGCAATGCCAGCGCAAGGATAGCCATCAAGGGCACCCCCCCTTCGGCGAACGCCTGCAGGTAGTCGTTATGGGCGAAGTCGTACTCGTCCTGATCGACGAGAGGCCCCTTGTAGAGCGGAAAGGCCCAGATGTAGGTATCAAGACCGGTGCCGCTCCAGCGAAAGTCATGGCCCAGACGCAACGTATCCTGCCAGATGAGAACGCGACCGTGGAAGGAGGGATCGTCGGTCCCGAGCTGGATAATCGCGAAAGTCTGCAGGACCCTATCCGGGTTCAGCCAGAAGGCATACGTCAGTCCCAACGCCACAAACGAGACCAGCATTCCCAATAGCTGCTTGCTGCGTAACCGCCGGGACGAGAACAGGACGGCCATGAAGAGGATGGAACAGAAGAAGCTGAACAGTCCTGCCCGTGATCCGGTCAGCAGCAGGGCCACAGACATGATGAGCCCCCCAAAAAAGGCGAGCAGTGATCGGCTCGCCTGGGGGGTGCCCCAATGAAGTAACCGGCTCCGCCAGTCCCATGTACCATCGGATATCGGCCGTCTGTTCGCCACGATATAGCCGATAGTCAGAGGGATCACCATCTCCATGTAGCCGGCAAAGTGATTGCGATTGACGTATGGGCCAAAGAGGCTGCCTCCCTGGGTGAGCTCCCGAACCCAGTACAGCTTCCCGTTCCCGGCGAAATGCTGAATTATTCCGAAGAGGGCCAACCCGAACCCTGTAGTCATCACGACGCGAACAATTCGATCGACCTGGTCACGGGTCTGCAGGTGGCTCACGGCAACCCAGAAGACGAGCGCTAAGGCCAGCATTCGCACAAGCGCCTGTCGGGTTGCGTACGGCACAAGCGAGAGCGTGTGCCATGAGGCTGCGAGATGGCTGTCAAACTCCATTTGCTGATAGATGGCAGCGGCCTTTGGCGAGATGAGGCGGATCACCTGAAGCGGAAGCGGGATCACCTGAAGCAGCCCAAAGATCAGGACCAAGAGCCAACAGAGGTTCATGGCCGTTCGCTCGATTCGGATTCCGCCATCGCTCAGCATGGCGAGTCCCCACACGAGCGCGATCGTGAAGATCATCACCTCTGCAATGGCAATCGACCAGAGCTCGACGGTCCCGAAGGCCAGTGGCGTGAGGACGATCAGACCATACAATCCGACCTCGACGAAGCGGTCGGCCATGAGAGCATATCGGAGCTTGATAAGCTTCCATGGTGAAAGGGCAGGGCTATCGATCGAGGGGGGAGGGGTGGGGAGGGGGTGCAATGTCCGGGCTTTCATGTCCATGGGCACACGTCACACCGCGACCACGTCATCGGCATCGATCTCAACCGATGCGCCTTGGCAAATGAGGCTGATAGCGATGACGAGACGCGCTCTGGTGGCCTTCCTAACCAGGAACCCACGGAGGCCATGGAGGGGGCCGCGTCGTACCTCGACCGGCATCCCAGGCTCAAGGAAAGGGTATGGATCAACGGGGAGGGTGCTGGTGACCAGGCGTCGCACTCCCTCGATCTCGGCCTCGGCGATAGGCACGTCGTGGCCGCCCACTGCCAGCACCTCTACGACACCAGGGGCACTCACTACTCGTACCCGATCCTGCCAGGCGAAGCGTACGAAGCAATAACCGGGGAACAATGGGAATTGGACCTTCACCGTACGGTCTTTCCATCGACTCCGCCGATCGATGAGCGGAAGAAACGCTTCGATGCCTTGGCGATCGACCTGAGCCCACACTCGTTTCTCATGCCGGGAGCGGGTACGGAGCGCGTACCACTGCGGAACCGTCACCATCATACCTCCAGCCACCGCTTCGCCATCTTATTTGCAGGGCACGATCGTTGGGCTAGTCAAAAAATGCTAAATGGCTTCAACGTTACTGAAATCTATCAGGCTGATCCATTATATTGGCTATATATTATAATAGGTTACTATCTAGCGTCAAATATAATGTGGAGAGTCAATACCAGAGATTGACAGCGCAATCCATCAATCCCCCCTACCCTATTATCACAGGATGATGAGGGGAGATTTGGTAAGATATGCTTCAGACGCCGTATGTGATGGGGGTGGTGCGGGAGTGCATATCGAGGGGATTCGAAACCTGGATCACTTCACGTGATGGGAGGATCAGGCAGGTCAGCTTGTTGCCATAGACACAGGCCGTATCGATGCCGATCCGGTCGTCCTCCATCAGGACTTCTCGCATCGGTGTATGGCCGAACACAACCGTCTTGGGGAACCGACCTGGATACGCGTAGAACTCTTCGCGAATCCACAGGAGGTCGCTCTCGCCTTGCTCCTGCAGCGGCATCGCGGGCCTGATCCCGGCGTGGACGAAGAGATAGTCCTGCGTCTCATAGTACGGCCTTTGGCGGTCTAGAAAAGTTAGATGTGTCGCGGGGATCCCGCGGAGCCCACCGTAGCTTTCCAACGTCGCGGTACCGCCGTTATACAGAAATAGGGGCCGCTGTTGTCCCTGAAGAAAATCAAGAAACATGCGCTCATGATTACCCATGAGGAATGTGTACCGACCCTGCAGGGTCAGCAGGTAATCAATGACCCCCTTTGAATCCGGTCCCCGATCAATGTAATCT is part of the Candidatus Methylomirabilis limnetica genome and harbors:
- a CDS encoding metallophosphoesterase family protein yields the protein MIYVIGDIHGCLEPLRRLMAQLRLSEADEVVFLGDYIDRGPDSKGVIDYLLTLQGRYTFLMGNHERMFLDFLQGQQRPLFLYNGGTATLESYGGLRGIPATHLTFLDRQRPYYETQDYLFVHAGIRPAMPLQEQGESDLLWIREEFYAYPGRFPKTVVFGHTPMREVLMEDDRIGIDTACVYGNKLTCLILPSREVIQVSNPLDMHSRTTPITYGV
- a CDS encoding UpxY family transcription antiterminator, giving the protein MMVTVPQWYALRTRSRHEKRVWAQVDRQGIEAFLPLIDRRSRWKDRTVKVQFPLFPGYCFVRFAWQDRVRVVSAPGVVEVLAVGGHDVPIAEAEIEGVRRLVTSTLPVDPYPFLEPGMPVEVRRGPLHGLRGFLVRKATRARLVIAISLICQGASVEIDADDVVAV